The genomic stretch GCTCAGCAGTACAAAGATATCTAATGAGGCAAGGATCACAGAAATGAGCAGAAATAATATAATTTGTGATATCGAAACGGGTGTTTGCGGAGAGGCACAAGCGCTGGGGATGGAAGTTGATCAGGTTCAAAGCAGACCCGTGCCTCCGTTAGCCAGCCTACTTGATCAGGAAATTCGTTTATTTTCAAAGGAAATTGAAGTGATGTATGCTATCGAGCAGCGCGAGGTTCACTCTTTCATTGCCAACGAGCTTTCACTAGACAGCTACACTCAAAAAGAAATTGTCAATGAAGTCTATATCGAAATCAAACAAAAGTAATTAATATCCCCCGCCCTTCTCAAATATATATCGTGAACAGATAAAATTCATACAGAAAAAGCAGAGCCTTTGGAAGACTCTGCTTTTTTACTGTGACAACTCCACTTTAATTATCGCTTGTAGGGGACAAACCGCCTCCTTATCGATGTATCCCTTCCGCCAGTGAGCAGCCTACTGTGAAAAAAACGATTAAGTGTACTTTATTTGAAAGCACTTGCACCCTTTTATTGATCAGCTTTATAACTATAATGTAGAGTTCATTTCTTATCGAACGAAAGAGGAGGTTTTCAAAATGAATACCGTTTATTATGTTGCAACCAATGGGAACGACGAACAATGCGGCAGTATGGAGGCCCCCTTCCGTACACTTCAAAGAGCGCAGCAGGAAGTACGCAAACATATCGAGAATGGCATGAATCAAGACGCAGCTGTGTATGTGCGTGGCGGTCTATACGAGCTTGAAACCTCGCTTCGCTTCGATAATAGAGATTCAGGACGAGATGGGTTTCAAGTCCGCTACAGCGGACTTCCCGGCGAAGAAGCGTCTATTATAGGCGGCAAACGTTTGACGGGCTGGACTCCTTATAACCGTAATATTTGGCAAACGAAGTTGAAAAAGGGCATATGCTTTCATACGCTGTATGCGGATGGAGTACGCGTTAAACAGGCTCGCTTGCCTGCTGTAGGCTACTATATGACAGATGATTCTCACTTTGAGGTGAAGCATTCAAGACAGCAAGGCATAACCGTTCGCTCAGAAGACTTTCCGTCTGCTTCCAATCTGACAGGAGCACAGGTATTCGTCTGGCCAGGAAAAGGTGAATGGAACTGGTTCTCAGAGACGAAACCAGTGGCGTCCATTCATCGAGAGAATCGATACTTACAATTCGAGAGCCCTTCCACTTGGCCGATCGAGTCTGGCTCCCGTTTTTATATCCAAGGCTCATTGGACTTTCTCCAGTCTCCAGGACAATTCCATTTGGATTCATCCGCGGGTATCGTCTATTATTGGCCAGCAGATGAAACGGTGAATCCTAATGAACAGCTTATCATTGCTCCTACAGTTAAACGGCTGCTGGATATTAGCGGATTGAACCCGCAGCAGCCTGTATGTAATCTAAGCTTCTCGAACTTATTCTTTGCATGTACCGATTTTTTTCGGGAGTATCGAATGATGGACGACAACGTTGAGCAGCTGGAGCACCGCGAAGGCCTCATCTACATCAATCATGCGGAGCATATTCATATTAAGAACTGTACGCTTCAGCAATCGGGCAGCTGCGGCATTTATCTTGATCATTATTCGAAGCATATCGTCATAGACAGCAACCTCATTCAAAACCTCGGCTACATCGGTATCAGCTTGAACGGATTCGCTCCAGGAGCAGGTCCTTTCACAGACCCATCCGCTTCCTATACAAACTGCTGCAACAGCATAACGAATAACCGAATCAAACATGGAGGCGAGCTGGTCGGTCACGGCTGCGGAATATTGCTCTACCAAAGCGGAAACAACGATATTTCGCACAATTACATCGCCGATATGCCGCGCTATGGGATTTCCATGAAGGGATTAAGACATAAAGCAATGCCAGCAGAGCTCTATGGCATTCCGGTAACTTGGGATAACCATTGGGATTTTCTGCACAGCAGTCATAATTACATTGCCTACAACGACATTTCAGGTGTGATGACGGATAGCCAGGATGGCGGACTAATCGAAGCGTGGGGTGTTGGAAGAGGAAATGTGATTCACGCTAATCTCCTGCATGATAGTGGAATTCATTTCTCCTTCGGCTTCGGGATTTACTTAGATGATGCAGCAGATGATTTCACAGTGTCAAACAATGTGATTAGAAATCTATACAGCACAGGTGAAGGCAAGCTGTGGATGCTTATTTTCTCAAAGGGGATCGGCAATCGTATTCATAACAACCTGCTGGTGTCTAATCCCGATGCCATTGCTGCGATTGGCTCACAGGAAATGGCAAACGAGGAGAATAAACATATCGATATTGCTTGCAATATCGTTTACAATTCTGGATATCTATATTATTTTGTTAATTATAGCGAGGAACGTTTCACGGCTGCTGACCGCAATCTCTACTGGAGAAACGAGGAGCCTTGCAAGGTTGCGGGATGCCTGCCTCTGATTTCAAGCGGAAACGATCTGCTTGAGAGGTGCGAATACAGCTGGGAGCAATGGCGAATGCTAGCAAGCGGCAAATACGATGGACGTACCCTTCATGCCGACCCGCTGTTTATGCAGCCAGAATCAGGGGATTACCAGCTTCATCCTGAATCACCCGCTTATTCATTAGGGTGGTCTGACATCGAGCTCGCACGGATAGGGCCAAAATAAATTGATACACAACTAGGGGGCTTGGATCGGATGAAAGTATTCGGATTTTACAAATCCAAAAAATATTTGCAACGAGTCATGTTCTCCATTATGGCTTCCATGGTGATTGTTCTAATCGCATCCTCTGTGTCCAATACGTATATTCTTGAAAAGTCTGTAAAAAGCATCCAAGAGGAATCCAACCTGAAAGTCCTCTCTCAAATTCAATATAATCTGTCTTATATGAACGACATTATTACAAGGCTTTCTAATTTTGTTTATCGCGATCATTTTCTAATTCCGCTAATGTTCAATGATGACCTGCCCAAAATGGACTTGATCCGCGGCCATCGCCAAATGTCTAATATTATGGAAAGCTCCTCCTTCCTTCACTCTATGGTCATCTATAATAAATCCCAATCAGAACTGTACGGCACAAGCAGCAGTCTTCTGCTCGATGGTGGTGTTACGAAGGATAAGATCAGAAGCGTGCTGCTTGATCCCAGCCACCCCCAGCCTACCAATCGTCTAATACCGATGAGCCTTGAGAAGGAAGACGGTCGAATCGATACATTCGCCTTTATTGTAACAGATTCTTTGAAATCGTTTACAGGCAGTCAGTCTGCTATTATCTTGTTCATTAAATCGGAGTGGGTGTTCGACAGCTTAAGGAAAATGAATGTTGCAAGCAATCGGGATCAGGGTGAAATCTACATTCAAACGCAAAATGGTCAATTATTATCCTCCAATCCAAACAGTTTCTTTATGAGCGATCTTGATCAGGCGCATATCAAGGATCTCGTCCTTACGGATAAAGCTGCCGGCAGCCACACGTCTGGTTTCGTCATTGATCATCTATCTAATCAAAAGGAAATGGTTACCTATATGGACGATGGGCTTGGCTCCTGGACCATTCTTTATATCCAATCCTACGAAAAGCTAATGGAGGAAGTCACCAAAACACGCAACCAATCGCTGCTCCTATCCGGCTTATTCCTGCTCCTTGCTATCGGGATATCTATATGGTTGTCCTACAAGCTTTACAATCCGATTGAAAACATGCTTAAGCGTATCCGGCCGCATCTTCCAAACGAGAGGGATAGTGGCATCAACACGGTGGATGAGCTAGGCATGATGGGAGACAACTACATGAAGCTGACAGAAAGGCTTAATGAAATCAGCTCCGAGCAGATTGTGAGCAAATATTATATTCGAAGGTTTCTGACTGACAGCCAGCTGTTCTCGCATCATGATATGCAGCATCTGATCGAGAAGCATGAGCTGAATATATCCGTCAAAGAAGAGATGCTCGTCTGTGTCATGAAAATCGATAACTTTGCCGCTTACGATAACATGATGACAGGTGCCTCCAAAAAGCTGTACAATTTTGCAATCGTAAATATTTCACAGGAAATTATGAGTAGGCACTATCCTTGTGAGGCTGTTGAGATCAGGGGAGATCATGTCGTGCTTATTCTCTCAAGAAGTGTGTATGATCAGACGCTGCTGTTCGAGCAAGTTGCTCCGCTGCTTCAAGAGATTCAAGACACAATCGAACGCTATTACAGCATCTCTCTGTCCTGCGGTATTAGTGACATCATTACACAATATCCGTTTCTATCGACAGCCTACACACAAGCGCTTCGCTTAAGTCAATATATGATCGTGAAAGGACGCAAGGCGATCATTAGATCAGAGGATATTAAAGAAAATTTAGCGAGCAAGCAAATGTCGCTTCCGGACATCGTAGAGCGAAGGCTTGCTGAAGCACTGAAGAAAGGCCAGCTGACCAATGTTGGTACCGAGCTTGAGAAAGCCTTCTCTCTAATCGCCAGCTTTAATTATGATGATATGATCCGCACCGTATCGAATCTGGCTTGGATAATAAGAAAAGCAGCCAGCGATATTAGCGATAATCGGATTGTTTCCTTTTCCGTTGATATCGATTATATACATCAGATTGCAAAGGAGAAAGAAACGCTTGAGGAAATGTACCTCTCTCTCCTATCGCTTTGTGCGAAAATATGCGAGGGCCAGCGTCCAGCGAATATGGAGCGAAATGAAATGATGCTGGAGACGGTAAAGGAGCTGATTGAACAGAAATTTTCTGATATTAATCTTAGCCAGCAATCCATTGCCATGACCGTAAAGCTATCCTCCGCTTATATCGGCAAGCTGTTTAAGGAAAATTATAAAATGTCTATAACGGAATATATCAATGAAGTTCGACTGAAACATGCTCAAATACTGCTGGAGCAGGACAACTATACGATTACAGAAATTATGGATAGATGCGGATATGCCAACCAAAGCTACTTCTTCCGCCTTTTCAAAGGCAAGGTTGGCAGTACACCAAAGGAGTACCGCATGAAAAAATCAATATCCTAAGCCCCATTATAAAGGCCATAAGGCCCTTCGTTCACTGCTTCCAGTGAGCGAAGGGCCTCTCTCATGCCTGCATATCAGCAAATATTCACTAAATCGATTATTTTACACTAGCGAATTACAGTAATTCGCAAAACCTATTCTATTCATCATCATTTCTCCATGGCATGATGGGCATCAGAACAGGAATACTTCAGATGGAGGAGATCATGAGTGGCCAATACACAGCTCGAAGCACCCGACATGAAGACGAAGAAAAGTAAGTCATTGCCTGGCTTGCTAAGCAAGGAATGGAAGCATCTTAACAAAAATCGAGAACTGCTGCTGCTCGCAATGCCCGGCATATTATTCAAATTTGTCATCGCCTACATCCCTATGATCGGGCTTATTCTAGCCTTTAAGTACTTCAGATATGACCAAGGCATCTTCGGCAGCAAATGGGTTGGTTTCAACAACTTTGAGTTTCTATTTAAAGCACAGGATGCCCTCCGTATTATCCGCAACACTCTGCTCTATAACATGTCCTACATTGTGCTGGGTACAATAACTGCCTTGCTCCTTGCACTGCTGCTTAATGAGCTTAGCGGGCGATTAATCAAGATCTATCAAACAACGATGTTTTTGCCCTATTTCATCTCATTCGTGCTTGTCGGCTATATTACGAACGCCTTCCTCGATCATAAGGGCGGATTTCTCAATACAATTATCAGCTGGTTTGGATTCGAGCCGCATAAGTGGTACCTAGAGACCACCCCATGGATCTTCATCCTTCCGCTTGTCGCTTTATGGAAAGGAATTGGCTTCTCTACTCTGGTCTATTACGCAGGCATTACTGGAATTAATACCGATTTTTATGAAGCCGCCAGACTAGACGGTGCTTCCCGTATTCAGATGATGTGGCGCATTACGCTTCCGCTCCTCAAGCCGCTTGTCATTATTCTATTCATACTAGGGCTCGGCAATATATTCCGCGGCGATTTTGGCTTGCATTATTTCGTGCCAAACAACGTAGGACCAAACTTTCCAACAACAGATATCATCGATACGTACGTATATCGTTCACTGACGAAGCTAGGTGACATTAATTCCGCGGCAGCAGTCGGTTTCCTGCAATCGGTGGTCGGTCTCATTACCGTTGTATCCGCCAACTATCTTGTTCGCAAAGCAGATAAGGATAACGCGCTGTTCTAAAAAATGGAGGAGTTCTTTTATGCCCAATACAAAAGGCTTTAACCTTATGAATGGTTTCATCATCGTTTTCTTAGCCATCTTATGCATAATGATCGCCCTGCCGTTCGTTCTCGTTGTCATTATCTCTCTAACCTCTGAGAATAGCCTTGTAATGAATGGCTATCAATTCATTCCAAAGGAATGGAGCTGGGAGGCTTACCGAATTGTATTTCAAAAACCTGATCCGCTGCTCAAGGGTTACCTAGTGACGATTCTGATTACCGTTGTCGGCACCGTCATATCGCTTCTTCTGACTGCGATGACGGCCTATCCCATTTCTCGCCTCGACTTTCGGTACAACAGACCGATTACCTTCTATATTTTCTTTACCATGCTGTTCAATGGCGGCCTTATTCCATTCTACATCATGATGACGCAGTATTTGCATTTGAAAAACTCTCTGCTTGCTTTAATTATTCCGACACTGCTCAGTCCATTCAACATCATGATTATGAAAGGCTTCATGGACAAAATTTCGAAGGAAATTATTGAATCCGCAAAGGTAGATGGCGCGAAGGAATTCCGAATTTTTTTTGGAATTATTTTGCCGCTGTCCACCCCTGCTCTTGCAACGCTTGGATTATTCATCGCCTTTGGCTATTGGAACGAATGGTTCTACGCGCTGCTGTTCATAGACAATGATAAATATATTCCGCTTCAGCTGCTCCTTGTTCGCATTCTGTCTCAAATTGAGTTTTTAGCAAACTCCCCGCTTGCCCAAGTGGCTGATAAGCTGGCGTATGCGAATTTTCCAACCCTGTCCGTCAGGATGGCAATGGCAATTCTTGCAGGCGGACCGATGCTGATTATATTTCCTTTCTTCCAGAAGTATTTCGTGAAGGGTATTACAGTAGGTTCCTTGAAAGGATAAGGAATGACTATTGTGCCAGATATAAAATAAATCATAAATGGAGGGTTCTTAAGTGAGAAAAACAAAAGCATCCCTAATGGTCAAATGGTTTGCAATCATTCTATGCCTTGCGATCATCGCTGCATGCTCGAACAACGGCAACACCGCTAGCTCAACCAATACTCCTAGCAACGCAGGTGAAAAAACGCCGGACACACCTGCTTCAGAGGCGCCTTCACTTCCTGAAGCTAAGCTCACCT from Paenibacillus sp. FSL H8-0548 encodes the following:
- a CDS encoding right-handed parallel beta-helix repeat-containing protein, which gives rise to MNTVYYVATNGNDEQCGSMEAPFRTLQRAQQEVRKHIENGMNQDAAVYVRGGLYELETSLRFDNRDSGRDGFQVRYSGLPGEEASIIGGKRLTGWTPYNRNIWQTKLKKGICFHTLYADGVRVKQARLPAVGYYMTDDSHFEVKHSRQQGITVRSEDFPSASNLTGAQVFVWPGKGEWNWFSETKPVASIHRENRYLQFESPSTWPIESGSRFYIQGSLDFLQSPGQFHLDSSAGIVYYWPADETVNPNEQLIIAPTVKRLLDISGLNPQQPVCNLSFSNLFFACTDFFREYRMMDDNVEQLEHREGLIYINHAEHIHIKNCTLQQSGSCGIYLDHYSKHIVIDSNLIQNLGYIGISLNGFAPGAGPFTDPSASYTNCCNSITNNRIKHGGELVGHGCGILLYQSGNNDISHNYIADMPRYGISMKGLRHKAMPAELYGIPVTWDNHWDFLHSSHNYIAYNDISGVMTDSQDGGLIEAWGVGRGNVIHANLLHDSGIHFSFGFGIYLDDAADDFTVSNNVIRNLYSTGEGKLWMLIFSKGIGNRIHNNLLVSNPDAIAAIGSQEMANEENKHIDIACNIVYNSGYLYYFVNYSEERFTAADRNLYWRNEEPCKVAGCLPLISSGNDLLERCEYSWEQWRMLASGKYDGRTLHADPLFMQPESGDYQLHPESPAYSLGWSDIELARIGPK
- a CDS encoding helix-turn-helix domain-containing protein, which codes for MKVFGFYKSKKYLQRVMFSIMASMVIVLIASSVSNTYILEKSVKSIQEESNLKVLSQIQYNLSYMNDIITRLSNFVYRDHFLIPLMFNDDLPKMDLIRGHRQMSNIMESSSFLHSMVIYNKSQSELYGTSSSLLLDGGVTKDKIRSVLLDPSHPQPTNRLIPMSLEKEDGRIDTFAFIVTDSLKSFTGSQSAIILFIKSEWVFDSLRKMNVASNRDQGEIYIQTQNGQLLSSNPNSFFMSDLDQAHIKDLVLTDKAAGSHTSGFVIDHLSNQKEMVTYMDDGLGSWTILYIQSYEKLMEEVTKTRNQSLLLSGLFLLLAIGISIWLSYKLYNPIENMLKRIRPHLPNERDSGINTVDELGMMGDNYMKLTERLNEISSEQIVSKYYIRRFLTDSQLFSHHDMQHLIEKHELNISVKEEMLVCVMKIDNFAAYDNMMTGASKKLYNFAIVNISQEIMSRHYPCEAVEIRGDHVVLILSRSVYDQTLLFEQVAPLLQEIQDTIERYYSISLSCGISDIITQYPFLSTAYTQALRLSQYMIVKGRKAIIRSEDIKENLASKQMSLPDIVERRLAEALKKGQLTNVGTELEKAFSLIASFNYDDMIRTVSNLAWIIRKAASDISDNRIVSFSVDIDYIHQIAKEKETLEEMYLSLLSLCAKICEGQRPANMERNEMMLETVKELIEQKFSDINLSQQSIAMTVKLSSAYIGKLFKENYKMSITEYINEVRLKHAQILLEQDNYTITEIMDRCGYANQSYFFRLFKGKVGSTPKEYRMKKSIS
- a CDS encoding ABC transporter permease subunit; the encoded protein is MANTQLEAPDMKTKKSKSLPGLLSKEWKHLNKNRELLLLAMPGILFKFVIAYIPMIGLILAFKYFRYDQGIFGSKWVGFNNFEFLFKAQDALRIIRNTLLYNMSYIVLGTITALLLALLLNELSGRLIKIYQTTMFLPYFISFVLVGYITNAFLDHKGGFLNTIISWFGFEPHKWYLETTPWIFILPLVALWKGIGFSTLVYYAGITGINTDFYEAARLDGASRIQMMWRITLPLLKPLVIILFILGLGNIFRGDFGLHYFVPNNVGPNFPTTDIIDTYVYRSLTKLGDINSAAAVGFLQSVVGLITVVSANYLVRKADKDNALF
- a CDS encoding carbohydrate ABC transporter permease — encoded protein: MPNTKGFNLMNGFIIVFLAILCIMIALPFVLVVIISLTSENSLVMNGYQFIPKEWSWEAYRIVFQKPDPLLKGYLVTILITVVGTVISLLLTAMTAYPISRLDFRYNRPITFYIFFTMLFNGGLIPFYIMMTQYLHLKNSLLALIIPTLLSPFNIMIMKGFMDKISKEIIESAKVDGAKEFRIFFGIILPLSTPALATLGLFIAFGYWNEWFYALLFIDNDKYIPLQLLLVRILSQIEFLANSPLAQVADKLAYANFPTLSVRMAMAILAGGPMLIIFPFFQKYFVKGITVGSLKG